From a single Planococcus shenhongbingii genomic region:
- a CDS encoding GNAT family N-acetyltransferase: MLIRKAHDNEYDMIKKQRLASYAAYKHAIPEGHWNVLKGTLSSENVKDSGAEIYVSEINGDIAGSVVLFPSKTKAYEWDSQTLEYPEIRMLAVDASFRGNGIGKALVQHCIKQAKEDGSTFVGLHTANFMENAMRLYEKLGFRRIPALDFEPLDDGIVVKAFRLDLNS; the protein is encoded by the coding sequence TTGTTAATCAGAAAAGCGCATGACAATGAATACGATATGATTAAAAAGCAGCGGCTTGCCTCATACGCCGCTTATAAACATGCAATTCCGGAAGGCCATTGGAACGTCTTAAAAGGCACGTTGTCGTCAGAGAATGTAAAAGACTCAGGCGCTGAAATATATGTTTCTGAAATAAATGGAGATATTGCAGGGAGTGTCGTTTTATTCCCTTCAAAGACAAAAGCTTATGAATGGGATTCACAAACTTTAGAATACCCCGAGATCCGCATGCTTGCCGTAGACGCTAGCTTTAGAGGCAATGGGATCGGAAAAGCTTTAGTGCAGCATTGCATCAAGCAAGCCAAAGAAGACGGTTCCACCTTTGTCGGTCTGCATACGGCAAATTTCATGGAAAACGCTATGCGGCTGTATGAAAAATTAGGGTTCAGACGCATCCCTGCCCTCGACTTTGAACCACTGGACGATGGCATTGTGGTCAAGGCATTCCGGCTTGATTTGAATTCATAA
- a CDS encoding alpha-glucosidase — protein sequence MKKTWWKEAVIYQIYPRSFKDTNGDGIGDLNGVIEKLDYLVELGIDIIWICPMYKSPNIDNGYDISDYQDIMEVMGTMADFDRLLAEVHARGMKLVIDLVLNHTSDEHPWFIESRSSKKNAKRDWYVWRDEPTNWESIFSGPAWAFDERTRQYYLHLYAQKQPDVNWENPELRRALYDMTNWWLDKGIDGFRIDAISHIKKDYTDMPNPEGRDYVPAWGKMTDVEGVLDFLVELRDETFAKYDVMTVGEANGVTTDELEEWIGEENGVMNMLFQFETWYLRKLDEPCGVNIDALRDVLTRWQEAAEGIAWNALYVENHDRSRIVSTWGDDHVYWRESATSIAFMYFFMQGTPFIYQGQEIGMTNAPFNDIILYDDVKTLNLYRYKKAEGMDHDAIMEMIKMSSRDHSRTPMQWHGSSYAGFSTAQPWLNLNPNYTWLNVEAQLPDPLSVLNIYKRMIALRKENEVLIYGTYKLFETPYSCVYAYTREDETAKMLVVSNHKDDPLKWTAPDGATLLLDNYGSEDANKLRPFEARLYQLRK from the coding sequence GTGAAAAAAACATGGTGGAAAGAGGCGGTTATTTATCAGATATACCCCCGAAGTTTCAAAGACACAAACGGGGATGGCATCGGTGATTTAAACGGTGTAATAGAAAAGCTGGACTATTTAGTGGAACTGGGAATTGATATTATCTGGATTTGTCCGATGTACAAATCGCCAAATATAGATAACGGTTATGATATTAGTGATTATCAAGACATTATGGAAGTCATGGGAACAATGGCGGATTTTGACCGCTTGCTGGCTGAAGTCCATGCTCGCGGCATGAAATTGGTCATTGATCTGGTGCTTAACCATACAAGTGATGAACATCCCTGGTTCATCGAATCCCGTTCATCGAAAAAAAATGCCAAACGCGACTGGTATGTTTGGCGTGATGAACCGACCAATTGGGAAAGTATTTTCAGTGGGCCCGCATGGGCATTTGATGAAAGAACCCGGCAATATTATCTGCACTTGTACGCGCAAAAGCAACCGGATGTAAACTGGGAAAATCCTGAACTCCGGCGAGCGTTATATGATATGACCAATTGGTGGCTGGACAAAGGCATTGATGGTTTCCGCATAGACGCCATCAGCCATATTAAAAAAGATTATACAGATATGCCGAATCCGGAAGGCCGCGATTATGTTCCGGCTTGGGGAAAGATGACCGATGTTGAAGGGGTACTTGATTTTTTAGTGGAATTGCGGGATGAAACATTCGCCAAATACGACGTAATGACAGTCGGAGAAGCAAATGGAGTAACCACTGATGAACTGGAAGAGTGGATTGGTGAAGAGAACGGCGTAATGAACATGCTGTTTCAATTCGAAACCTGGTATTTAAGGAAGCTGGATGAACCATGCGGTGTCAATATAGATGCGCTCAGAGACGTGTTGACCCGCTGGCAGGAAGCGGCTGAAGGGATAGCATGGAATGCGCTTTATGTCGAAAATCATGACCGGTCCCGCATTGTGTCAACTTGGGGAGATGATCATGTCTATTGGCGTGAAAGTGCGACTTCGATCGCTTTTATGTATTTTTTCATGCAAGGAACGCCTTTTATCTATCAAGGCCAGGAAATCGGGATGACCAATGCCCCTTTCAATGACATCATATTATACGATGATGTGAAGACCTTGAACTTATACCGTTATAAAAAAGCGGAAGGCATGGACCATGATGCCATTATGGAAATGATTAAAATGAGCAGTAGAGACCACTCGCGTACACCGATGCAATGGCATGGCAGCAGTTATGCCGGCTTTTCGACCGCACAGCCTTGGCTCAATTTGAACCCCAATTATACATGGCTAAATGTGGAAGCACAGCTCCCCGATCCTTTATCTGTCTTAAACATTTATAAGCGCATGATCGCTTTGCGGAAAGAAAATGAAGTTCTGATTTATGGGACTTATAAACTGTTTGAAACTCCATATTCCTGCGTTTACGCGTACACTAGAGAAGATGAAACAGCAAAAATGCTTGTAGTATCCAATCACAAAGATGATCCTCTTAAGTGGACGGCGCCAGATGGAGCGACATTGCTGCTCGATAATTATGGATCGGAAGATGCCAATAAACTGCGGCCATTTGAAGCCCGGTTGTATCAACTAAGAAAATAA
- a CDS encoding ROK family protein — MNNVLGVDIGGTKIRLAIVGQQGTLSFDETVPTKIPLYPYLEEQILRIIKHHPEVNAIGIGTHGFVDSINGKVIYATDILPGWTGTDLKKQLEAATGKRVEVDNDANCAALAEAKIGAARGNSRVVCLTLGTGLGGGIIWDGKLLSGGPHGGAAEIGHMVLYPNGVLCPCGRRGCYEQYVSGTALNRRIKEAGLTISSHELFEVAATNPHAMQLVKEFTADLAQGISSLQAIFDMEVVVIGGGVSEAAPLWWDQFMQQLEPLLLNPLSVKMAEFGNEAGVLGAALLLEGTELR, encoded by the coding sequence ATGAATAATGTATTAGGCGTCGACATTGGCGGGACGAAGATCAGACTGGCAATTGTCGGGCAGCAGGGAACACTGTCATTTGATGAAACTGTGCCGACAAAAATTCCGCTGTATCCTTATCTGGAAGAACAAATTCTGCGGATCATCAAGCATCACCCCGAAGTGAATGCAATTGGCATCGGGACACATGGCTTCGTGGATTCCATTAATGGAAAAGTGATTTATGCCACTGACATTCTGCCGGGATGGACAGGAACCGACTTGAAAAAACAGCTGGAAGCTGCAACAGGAAAAAGAGTTGAAGTAGACAATGACGCAAATTGTGCGGCTCTTGCAGAAGCTAAGATCGGAGCGGCAAGAGGGAACAGCCGCGTCGTTTGTTTGACCCTTGGCACGGGTCTTGGAGGCGGCATTATTTGGGATGGTAAATTGTTAAGCGGGGGACCGCACGGCGGTGCTGCTGAAATTGGGCATATGGTGTTATATCCGAATGGAGTCTTATGCCCTTGCGGCCGGCGCGGCTGTTACGAGCAATACGTTTCAGGAACAGCGCTTAATCGGCGCATTAAAGAAGCAGGCCTGACGATCAGTTCACATGAATTATTTGAAGTTGCGGCGACAAATCCACACGCTATGCAGCTTGTCAAAGAGTTCACAGCTGATTTGGCACAAGGCATCAGTTCTCTGCAAGCCATTTTCGATATGGAAGTTGTCGTGATTGGCGGCGGCGTGTCAGAAGCAGCTCCTTTGTGGTGGGATCAATTCATGCAGCAGCTCGAGCCGCTGCTATTGAATCCACTGTCCGTGAAAATGGCTGAATTCGGCAATGAAGCGGGAGTTTTAGGTGCGGCATTGCTATTAGAAGGAACAGAACTAAGATAA
- a CDS encoding GNAT family N-acetyltransferase: protein MYRKQQYVFQDGLPVLATVRNYLEKDFEGLMAVQRESFPPPFPEDLWWTENQLESHLENFPEGALCIEVNGEIAGSVTSLIVDFDPLHPHHTWEDITDNGSIGNHQPDGNTLYIADICVKPSYRKLDLGKLLMQSMYEHVIQFKLDRLLGGGRLPGYHRYANEWTPEQYVQQIISGQIKDPVITFLLRCGRTPVCLVPGYLEDAESRNFGLLMEWKNPFCT from the coding sequence ATGTATCGAAAGCAACAATACGTTTTTCAAGACGGCCTACCAGTGCTGGCCACTGTCAGAAACTATCTGGAAAAGGATTTTGAAGGTTTGATGGCAGTGCAGCGGGAAAGTTTTCCACCTCCTTTCCCAGAAGACTTATGGTGGACGGAGAATCAACTGGAAAGCCATTTGGAAAATTTTCCGGAAGGTGCACTATGCATAGAAGTAAACGGGGAAATCGCTGGTTCTGTGACTAGCTTAATAGTGGATTTCGATCCGCTTCATCCTCACCATACTTGGGAGGACATCACCGACAATGGCTCAATAGGCAATCACCAACCGGACGGAAATACATTATACATTGCTGATATATGTGTTAAACCATCCTATCGCAAGCTGGATTTGGGTAAACTGCTCATGCAATCGATGTACGAACATGTTATCCAGTTTAAATTGGACCGCTTGCTTGGAGGGGGGCGGCTTCCGGGATATCATCGCTATGCGAATGAATGGACACCAGAGCAATATGTGCAGCAGATAATCAGTGGTCAAATAAAAGATCCAGTCATCACTTTTTTGCTTCGTTGCGGCCGTACGCCGGTATGCTTGGTGCCTGGATATCTGGAAGATGCGGAATCGCGTAACTTTGGCTTATTAATGGAATGGAAAAACCCTTTTTGCACTTGA
- a CDS encoding aldo/keto reductase, translated as MKYSNLGRSGLRISNLSLGTMAFGRWIDEKASAEILDRAIDAGINLIDTANFYGKGQDEAFKYGTGESEEIIGRNLKGRRDKIVLATKVGLPVGQYVNDAGLSRFHIMREVENSLKRLRTDYIDLYQVHRFDRRTPLEETLSALTELVKQGKVRYIGCSNYAAWQMAKANGFSDFYGLEHFISSQSQYNLLSRELEHEVIPFCLSERMGLLVYSPMARGMLSGKYDSKEGLPEESRAAKGEQLIQHYFTDANFERIDKYKQLAEEQGVNLSQFSLAWILNQPAVTSAIVGASKPQHVTEAVNISDWKWPHELNEAVKLL; from the coding sequence ATGAAGTATTCAAATTTAGGGCGATCGGGTTTGCGCATTTCGAACCTTAGTCTTGGAACAATGGCTTTTGGCCGATGGATCGATGAAAAAGCTTCTGCAGAAATTTTAGACCGGGCAATTGATGCCGGCATTAATTTAATCGATACCGCTAACTTTTATGGAAAAGGACAAGATGAAGCTTTTAAATACGGGACAGGTGAATCTGAAGAGATCATTGGACGCAATTTGAAAGGCAGACGGGATAAAATCGTTTTGGCGACAAAAGTAGGTCTACCAGTCGGGCAGTATGTCAATGATGCCGGTCTGTCAAGATTTCATATCATGAGAGAAGTGGAAAATTCTTTGAAGCGGCTCAGAACCGATTACATTGATTTATATCAGGTTCATCGATTTGATAGACGGACTCCGTTGGAAGAGACGTTATCGGCGCTGACTGAGTTAGTCAAACAGGGAAAAGTCCGCTATATTGGCTGCTCGAACTACGCGGCTTGGCAAATGGCAAAAGCGAACGGCTTCAGTGATTTCTATGGGCTCGAACATTTTATCTCTTCTCAGTCCCAATACAATCTGCTATCCAGAGAATTGGAGCATGAAGTAATCCCTTTTTGCCTTTCTGAAAGAATGGGATTACTGGTTTACAGTCCGATGGCACGCGGTATGCTGTCTGGCAAGTATGACTCAAAAGAGGGACTGCCGGAAGAAAGCCGGGCTGCCAAAGGAGAACAATTGATCCAGCATTATTTCACAGATGCAAATTTCGAACGCATTGATAAATACAAACAGTTGGCAGAAGAGCAAGGTGTCAATCTTTCACAGTTTTCGCTGGCATGGATTTTGAATCAACCGGCGGTCACTTCGGCAATTGTGGGAGCCAGCAAGCCGCAGCACGTGACAGAAGCGGTGAATATCAGTGATTGGAAATGGCCGCATGAGTTAAATGAAGCAGTAAAACTGTTATAA